The following nucleotide sequence is from Salinigranum halophilum.
GGTCGCCCTCGACCGCCATCGCCGTCGAGGAACTCGCACGCGTCGGCGCGGACACCTTCATCAGGGTCGGCTCCTGTGGCGCTATCCAGCCCGGGATGGACGTCGGCGACCTCGTCATCACTTCGGGGGCCGTCCGGCAGGAGGGGACGAGCCACGAGTACGTCCGCGGTGACTACCCCGCCGTCGCCTCGCACGAGGTCGTCTCGGCGCTCGTCGCCGCCGCCGAGCGGCTCGACTACGACTACCACGTCGGGCTGACGATGAGCGCCGACGCGTTCTACGCCGGACAGGGGCGCGAGGGCTTCGAGGGCTTCGTCGCCGCCGGCTCGGAGACGCTCGTCGAGGAGTTACAGGAGGCCAACGTCGCCAACATCGAGATGGAGGCGTCGGCGATTCTCACCCTCGCGAACCTCTACGGCCTGCGGGCGGGCGCGGTCTGTTCGGTCTTCGCGAACAGGGTCACGGGCGAGTTCCAGACCGAAGGGGAGTCGAGAGCGGCCGAAACCGCGAGCCTCGCCGT
It contains:
- a CDS encoding nucleoside phosphorylase; its protein translation is MTGDAEDPNDEIQYHVELAPGDIAGPVLLPGNPERVDVITDLWDDHEERAHHREYRTATGSYDGAPITVTSTGIGSPSTAIAVEELARVGADTFIRVGSCGAIQPGMDVGDLVITSGAVRQEGTSHEYVRGDYPAVASHEVVSALVAAAERLDYDYHVGLTMSADAFYAGQGREGFEGFVAAGSETLVEELQEANVANIEMEASAILTLANLYGLRAGAVCSVFANRVTGEFQTEGESRAAETASLAVSLLARMDEVKREAGVAEWHAGLSL